From the Bacteroidota bacterium genome, one window contains:
- a CDS encoding arsenite methyltransferase: MNEIEEIKKMVREKYTEIATQDKDTNASSCCGSTCCSDEVYHLMADDYSKMEGYQAGADLGLGCGLPTEFAKIKKGDVVIDLGSGAGNDCFIARAETGETGKVIGVDMTEAMIALARMNAEKLNFNNVEFRLGDIEKMPVTSAVADVVVSNCVLNLVPEKQKAISEIYRVLKPGGHFSISDIVLKGTLPPSLLRTAELYAGCISGAIQKEDYLGMIKNAGFDNIIIQKEKPIHVPDDILKEYLNEAELTEYKNAGVGIFSVTVYAEKKKEPCCDPAEKCC; this comes from the coding sequence ATGAACGAAATCGAAGAAATCAAAAAAATGGTTCGTGAAAAGTATACAGAAATCGCGACACAGGATAAGGATACCAATGCAAGTTCTTGTTGCGGATCAACTTGCTGTTCGGATGAAGTGTATCATCTGATGGCCGATGATTATTCAAAAATGGAAGGCTATCAGGCCGGGGCTGATCTTGGTCTGGGTTGCGGACTTCCAACCGAATTCGCGAAGATCAAAAAAGGAGATGTTGTGATTGATCTCGGTTCCGGCGCAGGTAATGATTGCTTTATCGCACGTGCGGAAACAGGAGAAACAGGAAAAGTGATTGGTGTTGACATGACCGAAGCCATGATTGCACTGGCAAGAATGAATGCGGAGAAATTGAATTTTAATAATGTTGAATTTCGTCTTGGTGACATCGAGAAAATGCCGGTGACCAGCGCGGTCGCTGATGTTGTTGTAAGCAATTGTGTGCTGAATCTGGTTCCTGAAAAGCAAAAAGCGATCTCTGAAATTTATCGTGTATTGAAACCGGGCGGACATTTCAGCATTTCGGATATTGTATTGAAAGGGACATTGCCGCCATCTTTGTTACGCACTGCTGAATTGTATGCAGGTTGCATCTCCGGGGCGATACAAAAAGAGGACTATCTCGGGATGATAAAAAATGCAGGCTTCGATAATATCATCATTCAAAAAGAAAAACCTATTCATGTACCGGATGATATTTTGAAAGAATATCTCAACGAGGCTGAGCTTACAGAATACAAAAATGCGGGAGTAGGTATTTTCAGTGTGACAGTTTATGCTGAAAAGAAAAAAGAACCTTGCTGTGATCCGGCAGAGAAATGTTGTTGA
- a CDS encoding winged helix-turn-helix transcriptional regulator, producing the protein MGITKTEEFTLKDNRIARYAKALAHPARVAILQILVQRQTCICGDLVDELPLSQSTISQHLKELKNAGLITGEIEGVKTCYCINEKEWELASQVLDSLFKSMKQGKKCC; encoded by the coding sequence ATGGGAATTACCAAAACAGAGGAGTTTACTTTAAAGGATAACCGCATCGCGCGTTATGCGAAAGCATTGGCACACCCTGCAAGAGTCGCGATTCTGCAAATTCTTGTACAGCGTCAGACTTGCATTTGTGGTGATCTTGTTGATGAACTTCCTTTGTCTCAGTCTACCATAAGCCAGCATTTGAAAGAACTGAAAAATGCCGGACTGATTACCGGAGAAATTGAAGGAGTAAAAACCTGTTACTGTATCAATGAAAAAGAATGGGAACTCGCCAGCCAGGTGCTGGATTCTCTGTTCAAAAGCATGAAGCAGGGCAAAAAGTGCTGTTGA
- a CDS encoding DUF58 domain-containing protein — MPINQHEVQLLGHLELLARQVVEGFITGLHKSPFHGFSVEFAEHRLYNTAESTKHIDWKLFGRSDKLFVKRYEEETNLRCQVILDNSSSMHFPEEGKAGVEMNKINFSVHCAAAIAYMLRLQRDAVGLSIFSDKIELNTPARSSSIHHKMMFSEMEKLITDPKIQTGKKTAAAAALHEIAETIHKRSLVIVFSDMMESGENTDDLFSALQHLKHNKHEVVLFHVTDKKREEDFNFDNRPYLFVDVESGEQVKVHSNEIRSTYIEAMANYKKDLKLRCGQYRIDFVEADINEGYRHVLLPYLIKRERMG; from the coding sequence ATGCCAATCAACCAACACGAAGTACAACTCCTCGGACATCTTGAATTGCTTGCAAGGCAGGTGGTAGAAGGATTTATTACCGGTCTGCACAAGAGTCCTTTTCATGGTTTCTCTGTTGAATTTGCGGAGCACAGATTGTACAATACTGCGGAGTCGACAAAACACATCGACTGGAAATTATTTGGGCGATCGGATAAACTTTTTGTAAAAAGATATGAAGAAGAAACAAATCTTCGTTGTCAGGTGATTCTTGATAATTCATCGTCTATGCATTTTCCCGAAGAAGGAAAAGCAGGAGTGGAGATGAATAAAATTAATTTTTCAGTGCATTGTGCCGCTGCTATCGCTTATATGTTGCGTCTTCAAAGAGATGCTGTCGGACTCAGTATTTTTTCAGATAAAATTGAACTGAATACTCCGGCACGTTCCAGTTCCATTCATCACAAAATGATGTTCAGTGAAATGGAAAAACTGATTACGGATCCGAAAATTCAAACTGGAAAAAAAACAGCTGCCGCAGCGGCATTACATGAAATCGCTGAAACCATTCACAAACGTTCTCTGGTGATTGTATTTAGTGACATGATGGAAAGCGGTGAGAATACGGATGATTTGTTTTCAGCATTGCAACATTTAAAACATAACAAACACGAGGTAGTACTCTTTCATGTAACAGATAAAAAGCGGGAAGAGGATTTTAATTTTGACAACCGTCCTTATTTATTCGTAGACGTAGAATCCGGAGAGCAGGTAAAAGTGCATTCGAATGAAATCCGGAGTACTTATATAGAAGCCATGGCTAACTATAAAAAGGATTTGAAACTCCGTTGTGGTCAATACAGGATCGATTTTGTGGAGGCTGACATTAATGAAGGCTATCGGCATGTCCTTTTACCTTATCTGATCAAAAGGGAGAGGATGGGTTAA
- the trxA gene encoding thioredoxin gives MALEINDANFEELVMKSDKPVLVDFWAEWCGPCRMVGPIVEELSKEYDGKAVIGKVNVDHNPNISMNFGIRNIPTLLIFKNGQVVDKQVGAVPKSILAGKLNAQLS, from the coding sequence ATGGCACTTGAAATTAATGACGCGAACTTTGAAGAACTGGTCATGAAATCTGACAAACCGGTACTTGTTGACTTTTGGGCAGAATGGTGTGGACCTTGCCGCATGGTAGGGCCTATCGTTGAAGAACTCTCTAAAGAATATGATGGAAAAGCTGTAATCGGCAAAGTAAATGTCGATCACAATCCGAATATCTCGATGAACTTTGGTATCCGCAATATCCCGACACTTTTGATTTTCAAAAACGGACAGGTTGTGGACAAACAAGTAGGAGCAGTTCCGAAATCAATACTTGCCGGTAAGCTGAATGCTCAATTGAGTTAA
- the dnaE gene encoding DNA polymerase III subunit alpha, which yields MPQFSHLHVHTQFSLLDGAADISDMYKKAVKDNMPAIAITDHGNMFGVFKFVAEATKHNTKENPNTIKPIVGCEFYLVENRHKRQFTKEDKDQRYHQLFLAKNPEGYRNLVKLCSLGYIEGLYGKYPRIDKELVLQYHKGLIATTCCLGASVPRTILRKGEKEGEAEFKWWLDLFGEDYYIELQRHDIPEQNKVNEILLKWAVKYNVKVIASNDSHYVNQEDYNAHDILLCINTGEKQSTPILKDFDDDVSIKGKRFAFYNDQFYFKKTEEMSALFHDVPQAIDNTNEIVGKIQPLKLKQDIMLPHFKIPAGFDSQDEYLRHLTYEGAKARYKELTPEIEERLNFELFTVKTMGFAGYFLIVADFIKAGRDLGVFVGPGRGSAAGSAVAYCIGITNIDPIKYNLLFERFLNPDRKSMPDIDTDFDDVGRQKVIDYVVEKYGKNQVAQIVTYGTMAAKMSIKDVARVLDLPLAESNLLAKHVPERPGIELQRLLEAPLDGEKSLKEKENLNSDELGEVKKLREIYKGTDLQARVLKEAVILEGSVRNTGIHAAGIIIAPMDLTELIPVSTSKETNLLITQFDGKVIEDAGVIKMDFLGLKTLTIIRDALRLIEENHGIKIDIDTIPLDDVKTLELYQRGETNGTFQFESAGMQKYLKELRPDKFEDLIAMNALYRPGPLEYIPNFIARKNGREAVKYDLEAMKEFLEESYGITVYQEQVMLLSQKLANFTKGDADTLRKAMGKKQKEVLDKMKSKFVEGCKSNGHDPKICEKVWTDWEAFASYAFNKSHSTCYAFVAFQTAYLKAHYPAEYMASVLTHNLSNIDKITFFMEECRRMGIPVLGPDVNESLYDFAVNRKGEIRFGLGAIKGVGENAVIAIIEDRTAAGPYKDIFDLTRRVTSKAANKKCLESLAQSGAFDCFEGIHRAQYFAADAKDPLPGIERAARFGNAMSAQQSTMQNTLFGEDHQDNVATPVLANCEPWNSLEKLKREKEVIGFYISGHPLDEYRFEIASFCTHKIDQLNDLEKLKNKDITIAGILSEVNHRMSKMGKPFGTFTIEDYSGSCQMALFGEDYGKMREFLVQESFVYIKAKVQSRYNSPDQFEAKPTTIQYLSDISDKLAKSITLKVPLHAVSEKFLTDLNMTLNNSPGNCVVKFNILDPEEQISLELPSKRMKIKVNKDLISQLDGFKELEYKLN from the coding sequence ATGCCCCAGTTTTCCCATCTGCACGTCCATACGCAGTTTTCTTTGCTTGACGGTGCGGCCGATATATCCGACATGTACAAAAAGGCAGTCAAGGACAACATGCCCGCGATTGCCATCACTGATCATGGAAACATGTTTGGTGTTTTCAAATTTGTAGCGGAGGCGACAAAACACAATACCAAAGAAAATCCGAATACCATCAAACCAATTGTCGGTTGTGAATTTTACCTGGTTGAGAACAGACACAAAAGACAATTTACCAAAGAAGATAAAGACCAACGGTATCACCAGCTTTTTCTGGCAAAGAATCCTGAAGGTTACCGGAATCTTGTCAAGCTGTGTTCGCTCGGATATATCGAAGGATTGTATGGAAAATATCCGCGTATCGATAAAGAACTTGTACTTCAGTATCACAAAGGATTGATCGCGACAACCTGTTGTCTGGGCGCTTCTGTTCCGAGAACAATTTTGAGAAAAGGTGAAAAGGAGGGTGAAGCTGAATTCAAATGGTGGCTGGATTTATTCGGTGAAGATTATTATATCGAGCTTCAGCGTCACGATATACCCGAACAAAATAAAGTGAATGAAATCCTGCTGAAGTGGGCAGTGAAATACAATGTGAAAGTAATCGCGTCGAATGATTCGCATTATGTGAATCAGGAAGATTACAACGCGCATGATATTTTGCTTTGTATCAATACGGGTGAAAAGCAAAGTACACCAATACTGAAAGATTTTGATGATGATGTTTCCATCAAGGGAAAAAGATTCGCTTTCTATAACGACCAGTTTTATTTTAAGAAAACGGAAGAGATGAGCGCTCTCTTTCATGATGTTCCACAGGCGATTGATAACACCAATGAAATCGTTGGTAAAATTCAACCCTTGAAACTCAAGCAGGACATCATGCTTCCGCATTTTAAAATCCCGGCCGGTTTTGATTCGCAGGATGAATACCTGCGTCATCTCACTTATGAAGGAGCGAAAGCGCGTTACAAGGAACTTACACCGGAGATCGAAGAGCGATTGAATTTTGAACTCTTCACCGTGAAGACCATGGGTTTCGCGGGATACTTTTTGATTGTTGCGGATTTCATTAAAGCAGGTCGTGATCTTGGAGTTTTTGTCGGGCCCGGACGGGGATCAGCAGCGGGATCCGCTGTCGCTTATTGCATCGGCATTACCAATATCGATCCGATCAAATACAATTTGCTGTTTGAGCGATTCCTGAATCCGGATCGTAAGAGCATGCCCGATATCGATACCGACTTTGACGATGTCGGTCGGCAAAAGGTGATCGATTATGTAGTGGAGAAATATGGCAAGAATCAGGTAGCGCAAATTGTCACCTATGGTACAATGGCCGCGAAGATGAGTATCAAGGATGTTGCCCGTGTGCTCGACTTGCCACTGGCGGAATCCAACCTCCTTGCCAAGCATGTACCGGAGCGTCCGGGCATTGAATTGCAACGACTCCTTGAAGCACCTCTCGACGGAGAGAAAAGTTTAAAAGAAAAGGAAAACCTCAACAGCGATGAACTGGGTGAAGTAAAAAAACTCAGGGAGATATATAAGGGAACAGATTTACAGGCGCGTGTTTTAAAAGAAGCAGTGATTCTGGAAGGCTCTGTGCGGAATACAGGTATTCACGCTGCCGGAATCATCATCGCCCCGATGGATCTCACGGAATTGATTCCGGTGTCGACATCGAAAGAAACCAATTTGCTGATCACGCAATTTGACGGGAAAGTGATTGAAGATGCCGGAGTAATCAAGATGGACTTCCTCGGATTGAAAACGCTCACCATCATTCGGGATGCGTTGCGACTGATAGAAGAAAACCACGGAATAAAAATCGACATCGACACAATTCCACTTGACGATGTGAAGACGCTTGAGCTTTATCAACGCGGTGAAACAAACGGAACGTTCCAGTTTGAATCCGCGGGGATGCAAAAATATCTGAAAGAACTTCGCCCGGATAAATTTGAAGATCTCATCGCGATGAACGCGTTGTATCGCCCGGGTCCACTGGAATACATTCCGAATTTCATTGCACGAAAAAACGGTCGTGAAGCTGTGAAATACGATCTGGAGGCGATGAAGGAATTTCTGGAGGAGTCTTACGGGATTACTGTTTACCAGGAGCAGGTGATGCTGCTTTCTCAGAAGCTCGCGAATTTCACGAAAGGTGACGCGGATACCCTCCGAAAAGCGATGGGTAAGAAGCAGAAGGAAGTGCTGGACAAAATGAAATCGAAGTTCGTTGAAGGATGTAAATCCAATGGACACGATCCGAAAATTTGCGAGAAAGTATGGACCGACTGGGAAGCTTTCGCGAGTTATGCATTCAACAAATCGCATTCTACCTGTTATGCATTTGTCGCATTTCAGACAGCTTACCTGAAAGCGCATTACCCGGCGGAATACATGGCTTCCGTGCTCACGCACAACCTGAGCAACATCGATAAAATTACATTCTTCATGGAAGAATGCCGGAGAATGGGTATTCCTGTTCTTGGTCCGGATGTAAATGAAAGTTTATATGACTTTGCTGTTAACCGCAAAGGTGAAATTCGTTTTGGGTTGGGAGCAATTAAAGGTGTTGGAGAAAACGCTGTGATCGCGATCATTGAAGACCGTACAGCTGCCGGTCCTTATAAAGATATATTTGATCTTACTCGTCGTGTTACCAGTAAAGCGGCAAATAAAAAATGTCTGGAAAGTCTGGCACAGTCAGGCGCCTTCGATTGTTTCGAAGGTATTCACAGAGCGCAATATTTCGCCGCAGATGCAAAAGACCCATTGCCAGGAATCGAACGTGCCGCGCGTTTTGGTAACGCGATGTCTGCTCAGCAATCTACGATGCAGAATACATTGTTTGGAGAGGATCATCAGGACAATGTCGCCACTCCGGTTCTTGCGAATTGTGAACCATGGAATTCTCTGGAGAAATTAAAACGAGAAAAAGAGGTCATCGGTTTTTATATTTCCGGTCATCCTTTGGATGAATACCGTTTTGAGATCGCGAGTTTTTGTACACATAAGATTGATCAGCTCAATGATCTTGAAAAATTAAAAAACAAGGATATTACCATTGCAGGTATTCTTTCAGAAGTAAATCACCGCATGAGCAAAATGGGAAAGCCATTTGGTACGTTTACCATTGAAGATTATAGCGGCTCCTGCCAGATGGCTTTGTTTGGGGAAGATTATGGAAAGATGAGAGAGTTCCTGGTTCAGGAATCTTTTGTTTATATAAAGGCAAAAGTTCAGTCCCGGTATAATTCACCGGATCAGTTTGAAGCCAAGCCGACAACCATTCAGTATCTTTCTGATATTTCTGACAAGCTTGCCAAATCGATTACTTTAAAAGTGCCTTTGCATGCTGTTTCTGAGAAGTTTCTGACTGATTTGAATATGACGCTAAACAATTCCCCCGGAAACTGTGTTGTAAAGTTCAATATCCTCGATCCTGAAGAGCAAATAAGTCTGGAATTGCCTTCAAAACGCATGAAAATCAAGGTTAACAAGGATTTAATCAGCCAACTGGATGGCTTTAAAGAGCTGGAATACAAGCTCAATTAG
- a CDS encoding glycosyltransferase, giving the protein MIWIGTFLLIASVLYALFIIWCLYGWSRISSEPVHSNKVLPGVSVIIPVRNEEHSISETLTAITQQEYPKNNTEILVVDDCSVDSTVKEIQKFIQEHARDQIRLLRMEEKSAGSKKAAITLAIQSAKNSILLVTDGDCVVPETWIRTYVHAYGMHDVEFIAGPIAFHKGGGALGSVQSLEMMGLVGIAAAGIALGKPMMCNGANLSYTKQIFQDVNGFDDSKNRASGDDTQLLLKISRLNRSKVMFLKDHGAIVKASPVHSWSQLWNQRKRWASKIPVALSSFTITVAIVSWFTHALLLLGSIVLFFSPVLANYFFVALSLKLVSEFLLLYSLAIFFKRKSLLWLFIPAQPFYWIYITLIGILSPFGRYQWKGRRVR; this is encoded by the coding sequence ATGATCTGGATCGGGACATTCCTCCTGATTGCTTCGGTGCTGTACGCCTTGTTTATTATATGGTGTTTGTACGGATGGAGCCGGATTTCTTCTGAACCTGTGCATTCGAATAAAGTATTGCCCGGCGTTTCTGTAATTATTCCTGTTCGGAATGAAGAGCACAGCATTTCTGAAACGTTGACTGCGATAACACAACAAGAGTATCCAAAAAACAACACGGAGATATTGGTCGTTGATGATTGTTCCGTGGATTCAACAGTGAAGGAGATACAAAAATTCATTCAGGAGCATGCTCGGGATCAGATCCGGCTTTTAAGAATGGAAGAAAAAAGTGCAGGGTCAAAAAAAGCAGCCATTACACTGGCTATTCAATCCGCGAAAAATTCCATCCTTCTTGTGACAGACGGCGATTGTGTTGTGCCGGAAACGTGGATCCGAACCTATGTACATGCCTACGGAATGCATGATGTCGAATTCATTGCAGGACCTATCGCATTTCATAAAGGCGGTGGAGCACTGGGATCTGTTCAGTCACTGGAAATGATGGGGCTTGTTGGAATAGCAGCCGCAGGCATTGCACTCGGAAAACCCATGATGTGTAACGGCGCTAACCTTTCGTATACCAAACAAATTTTTCAGGACGTAAATGGGTTTGATGACTCGAAAAACAGAGCTAGTGGTGATGATACACAATTGCTTCTGAAAATTTCCAGGTTGAATAGGAGCAAAGTGATGTTCCTCAAAGATCACGGAGCGATTGTGAAAGCTTCGCCGGTTCATTCCTGGTCACAATTGTGGAATCAGCGAAAACGCTGGGCCTCAAAAATTCCGGTTGCGCTCAGTTCATTTACAATCACTGTAGCCATTGTTTCCTGGTTTACACATGCATTGTTGTTGTTGGGAAGTATTGTTCTTTTCTTTTCTCCAGTCCTTGCTAATTATTTTTTCGTCGCATTATCACTGAAATTAGTTTCAGAATTTCTTCTCCTGTATTCTCTCGCGATATTTTTTAAAAGAAAATCATTGTTATGGCTTTTCATTCCCGCGCAACCTTTTTATTGGATCTATATTACACTCATCGGTATCCTTTCTCCTTTTGGTCGTTATCAGTGGAAAGGGCGGAGGGTGAGGTGA
- a CDS encoding flippase-like domain-containing protein: MEQSKRNISKKTWLLIKFIIAAAALGFIYKAVLDKATVGQWLDIILVSIKEGNHPLLFVLVLLFMLFNWSVEALKWKRMIGKIENVSFLRSLEAVFSGLTVSFFTPNRVGEYAGRVFHLGRADRIEGTLITVIENYSQLLVTLITGSIGTIVYLKLFVNLPEYLWTGVSILLILLSIACLLLFLNVSMLSNVFRKFKLPASWNQYPRVFSFYSTRELLSVLGLAWVRYMIFTTQFYLLLKIFGVELSFPIAFLLIAMTYYVMSVIPTIAWMEIGVRGTVATYFFSPVTLDPIAVVNASITLWLINLVLPALIGCFFVFGFKLGKRREG; the protein is encoded by the coding sequence ATGGAACAAAGTAAGAGAAATATTTCCAAAAAGACCTGGCTGCTCATTAAATTCATTATCGCGGCTGCTGCCCTTGGGTTCATCTACAAGGCGGTCCTGGACAAGGCGACAGTCGGACAATGGTTGGACATCATTCTTGTTTCCATCAAAGAAGGTAATCATCCCCTGCTCTTTGTTTTGGTTCTGCTTTTTATGTTGTTCAATTGGAGTGTGGAGGCATTGAAATGGAAGAGGATGATTGGTAAAATTGAAAACGTAAGTTTTCTGCGTTCGCTTGAAGCGGTATTCTCCGGACTCACTGTTAGTTTTTTTACACCAAACAGGGTAGGTGAATATGCAGGCAGAGTTTTTCATTTGGGTAGAGCTGATCGTATCGAAGGTACGCTGATCACCGTTATAGAAAATTACAGTCAGCTGCTCGTAACACTCATAACCGGATCTATTGGTACCATTGTTTATCTGAAGTTATTTGTGAACCTTCCCGAATACCTGTGGACTGGTGTCAGCATTCTCCTGATTCTACTTTCGATTGCATGCTTGCTTCTTTTTCTGAATGTATCCATGTTGAGTAATGTTTTCCGGAAATTTAAACTTCCGGCTTCCTGGAATCAATATCCCAGAGTGTTTTCATTTTATTCTACACGCGAATTGTTATCAGTCTTAGGACTGGCATGGGTTCGCTACATGATATTTACTACACAATTTTATTTGTTGCTCAAGATCTTCGGTGTTGAACTGTCATTTCCAATCGCGTTTTTGTTGATCGCGATGACCTATTATGTGATGTCTGTCATTCCAACGATCGCCTGGATGGAAATCGGTGTACGAGGGACAGTAGCCACTTATTTCTTTTCTCCCGTTACGCTTGATCCAATCGCTGTTGTGAATGCAAGCATCACTTTGTGGCTCATCAACCTGGTACTTCCTGCTTTGATCGGTTGTTTTTTTGTTTTTGGATTCAAGCTTGGAAAGAGGAGGGAAGGATGA
- the ruvC gene encoding crossover junction endodeoxyribonuclease RuvC, whose translation MPVPSERIILGIDPGTNIMGYGLIRIQGSTMEVITMGVLHLQKLDGHALKLKRIFEKTLALIDEYHPDDLAIEAPFFGKNVQSMLKLGRAQGVAMAAGLYRTIPIFEYSPKKIKQSITGNGNASKEQVSAMVQTLLHFKEAPEYLDATDALAAAICHYFQHKKETGTGSTHTGWKSFLASNPGRVVK comes from the coding sequence ATGCCTGTACCTTCCGAACGAATTATTCTTGGCATTGACCCCGGAACCAACATCATGGGTTATGGATTAATTCGGATCCAGGGCTCCACGATGGAAGTGATTACCATGGGTGTTTTACATCTGCAAAAACTCGACGGCCACGCCCTGAAACTCAAGCGTATTTTCGAGAAAACGCTTGCCCTGATCGATGAGTACCATCCTGATGACCTTGCCATCGAAGCTCCATTCTTTGGGAAAAATGTGCAGTCGATGTTGAAATTAGGCCGGGCGCAGGGTGTTGCCATGGCCGCCGGATTGTACCGTACAATCCCGATTTTTGAATATTCTCCAAAAAAAATCAAGCAAAGTATCACCGGTAACGGAAATGCCTCAAAAGAACAGGTTTCCGCGATGGTACAGACACTTTTACACTTCAAGGAGGCACCAGAGTACCTTGACGCTACGGATGCATTAGCGGCCGCCATTTGCCATTATTTTCAGCACAAAAAAGAAACCGGTACAGGGAGCACCCATACCGGTTGGAAATCTTTCCTGGCCTCAAACCCGGGCAGGGTTGTTAAATAA
- a CDS encoding HIT family protein, giving the protein MASVFTRIISGEIPSYKIAEDDRFFAFLDISPLAKGHTLVVPKQETDYIFDIEDAQHKDLWDFAKRVAKAVKSAVPCKRIGIAVIGLEVPHAHIHLIPMNKVSDMNFASPKLSFPPDEMEEIAQKIRSQFI; this is encoded by the coding sequence ATGGCCTCTGTTTTTACACGGATCATTAGCGGAGAAATCCCATCTTACAAGATTGCTGAGGACGATCGTTTTTTTGCCTTTCTGGATATTAGTCCGCTTGCCAAAGGGCATACACTGGTGGTTCCAAAACAGGAAACAGATTATATTTTTGATATAGAGGATGCCCAACACAAAGATCTTTGGGATTTTGCAAAAAGGGTAGCAAAAGCTGTGAAAAGTGCTGTTCCTTGCAAACGGATTGGCATTGCCGTTATAGGATTGGAAGTACCTCATGCTCATATCCACCTGATTCCAATGAACAAGGTCAGTGACATGAACTTTGCAAGTCCGAAATTATCCTTTCCTCCCGATGAAATGGAGGAAATTGCTCAAAAAATAAGGTCTCAGTTTATTTAA
- the greA gene encoding transcription elongation factor GreA, translated as MMSVQYFTAEGLKKLQDELYQLRNIERPKISQQIAEARDKGDLSENAEYDAAKDAQGLLELKISKLEEIVASARLVDESKLDNTKALVLSKVKIKNKTNGSVMTYLLVAENEADLKLGKISVTSPIGKGLLGKSVGDTAEIAVPSGKIEFEIIEISR; from the coding sequence ATTATGTCAGTACAATATTTCACAGCAGAAGGATTGAAAAAATTACAGGACGAGCTCTATCAACTTAGAAATATTGAGCGTCCTAAGATTTCACAGCAAATCGCGGAAGCACGTGATAAGGGAGACCTTTCTGAAAACGCTGAATATGACGCGGCGAAAGATGCACAGGGACTTTTGGAATTGAAAATTTCTAAGCTCGAAGAAATCGTTGCAAGCGCGAGGCTGGTTGATGAAAGCAAGTTGGATAATACCAAAGCCCTTGTATTGTCAAAGGTGAAAATCAAAAACAAAACCAATGGTTCTGTTATGACTTATCTCCTCGTCGCGGAAAATGAAGCGGATCTGAAACTGGGAAAAATTTCTGTTACCTCACCGATCGGAAAAGGCTTGCTCGGAAAAAGTGTTGGGGATACTGCTGAAATCGCTGTCCCTTCCGGTAAAATTGAATTTGAAATCATTGAAATTTCAAGATAA
- a CDS encoding PorV/PorQ family protein, producing the protein MKNIMRGKKLLAGLLTILLPVVSNAGNPDRAGQSGASELLINPWARSSGWGGANSGAVHGLEATFLNVAGIAFTKKTEVIFSHTNFLKGSGININAFGISQKVGEAGVLGLSVMSMDFGDIQVTTVESPEGGLGEFSPQYINLGLSYAKIFSNSIYGGMSVKIINENISNLSAKGIAIDAGIQYMTGTNEDKDNIKFGIALKNVGTPLKFGGDGLSSRAPVASGVYQLTIEQRSQGFEIPSLVNIGGAYDINLAKEHRLTIAANFTSNSFTNDQYTAGLEYGFKNIFMLRGGFTYEPDLFDDNLRTTVYSGPSAGMSIEVPMGKSGKKFGIDYSFRATNPYDGVHSFGAKFTL; encoded by the coding sequence ATGAAAAATATAATGAGAGGCAAGAAGTTATTGGCGGGTTTACTCACGATCCTGTTGCCGGTTGTTTCAAATGCCGGTAATCCTGACCGTGCAGGTCAATCCGGAGCTTCAGAACTCCTGATCAATCCATGGGCAAGATCCAGCGGATGGGGTGGAGCGAACAGCGGTGCTGTTCATGGCCTGGAAGCAACATTCTTAAATGTCGCGGGTATCGCGTTTACCAAAAAGACGGAAGTGATCTTCAGTCATACCAACTTCCTGAAAGGAAGCGGAATCAACATCAATGCATTTGGTATCAGCCAAAAAGTAGGTGAAGCAGGCGTGCTTGGCTTGTCCGTGATGTCAATGGATTTTGGTGATATCCAGGTAACCACTGTTGAATCTCCTGAAGGCGGACTCGGTGAATTTTCTCCGCAATACATCAATCTCGGATTGTCTTACGCGAAGATTTTCTCGAATTCAATTTATGGCGGAATGTCTGTGAAAATCATCAACGAAAACATTTCGAATTTGTCGGCAAAAGGAATCGCGATTGACGCGGGAATCCAGTACATGACCGGTACCAACGAAGACAAAGACAATATCAAATTCGGTATTGCTCTGAAAAATGTAGGTACTCCTTTGAAATTTGGTGGTGACGGTTTGTCTTCACGCGCACCTGTTGCTTCCGGAGTTTACCAGTTGACAATTGAGCAACGTTCACAGGGTTTTGAAATCCCTTCTCTTGTAAATATCGGTGGTGCTTACGATATCAATCTGGCGAAAGAACACCGCCTGACAATTGCCGCGAATTTCACATCCAATTCTTTTACCAATGACCAGTATACTGCCGGTCTTGAATATGGATTTAAAAACATCTTTATGCTTCGTGGTGGGTTCACTTACGAACCCGATTTGTTTGATGACAACCTGAGAACGACTGTATATTCCGGTCCTTCTGCCGGTATGAGCATCGAGGTGCCCATGGGGAAATCCGGTAAAAAATTCGGAATTGATTATTCTTTCCGGGCGACTAACCCCTATGATGGCGTTCATTCCTTTGGCGCTAAATTCACCTTGTAA